A genomic window from Diospyros lotus cultivar Yz01 chromosome 2, ASM1463336v1, whole genome shotgun sequence includes:
- the LOC127794615 gene encoding ARF guanine-nucleotide exchange factor GNL2-like, whose translation MARLKGKELGLSCMLNTEIGAVLAVMRRPHDLNSPFLHAQDDHYDTSILQSLKSLRALIFNPQQEWRTMDPSMYLSPFLDVIQGDDIPASATALALSSILKILKLEIFDDKTPGAREAINSVVTAVTCCRLERTVPIAEDVVMMRILQLLTIIMRHPASILLTDHAVCTIVNTCFQVVQQSANRMDLLQRGARYAMQDLVQTIFSQLPDIEVNDWDNSESDTEDSNLDSGYGIHSAVDIFHFLCSLLNVAENVDSEGVAAQTADEDVQLFGMVLINCTLEQSGDSIGSHPKLLRMVQDDLCHHLIHYGTRSSPLVLSMICSTFLNIYHFLRRSIRLQMEAFFTFVLFTVVGSANFAQLHEVAIEGIVNFCRQPTFAIEAYVNYDCDPVYCNMFEEIGKVLCKHAFPTVGALTSLQAQAFEGLIVIIHNIADNIDEEGDSSPSGPYPVEVSKYTPYWVEKSKDENDLEGWVDFVRVRKAQKRKILIAGNHFNRDEKRGLEYLKFSNLVSDPPDPKAFAIFFRYTPRLDKTKIGDYLGDPGEFNLRVLKEFADTFKFSGMILDTALRTYLEAFRLPGESQKIQRILEPFSEKFYDQQTSEVFADKDAVLVLCYSLIMLNTDQHNPQVKKKMTEEEFIKNNRAINAGKDLPREYLSELFHSISTNAITVFSQSGLPVEMNPTRWVEMMNRAKLMQPFVLCDFDRRLGRDMFASIAGPSVAVLTAIFEQADEEEILHECIEGLLSVARISQYRLEDTLDELLASFCKFTTLLNPYASAEETLYAFGHDMKPRLATLAVFTIANNFGESIRGGWRNIIDCLLKLKRLKLLPQSIVEPDNFSTSSFDHETNPRSESGVLFRGQSLKRGHARKGSSMIGRFSQFLSMENVEENLNLGVSEFEQNLKVIQQCQVGNIFSSSSKLPEEALLNLGRSLIFAAAGKGQKFSTPIEEEETIGFCWDLVQIIVFANIHRFTTFWPQYHDYLLAVTQFPLFSPIPFAEKAVIALIKIGLKLLASYQTEKLPEELIFKSINFMMKLDKEIIETCSDFLAQSVSIMITEYPANLQTALGWKSVLHLLSILGRLPQAYDRGVETLITLMSNGSHVSRVNYNYCIECAFGYIALKNTPLEKNLKIMDLMSDSVNLLVQWYKSDQYSDPGSTVSMSSATSGSCMEDNSKAIITFFVKLGEALRKTSLARREEIRNHAILSLQKSFKLAEELSFTPANCIYFFNLVVFAMVDDLHEKMLEYSRRENAEREMRSMEGTLRIAMELLTEAYLQFLKTIYESSNFRTFWLGILRRMDTCMKADLGEYYGQSKVQEIVPELLKKMIMTMKEKHILVRKEGDDLWETTYIQIQWIAPSLKDDLFPEDEF comes from the exons ATGGCGAGGCTCAAGGGGAAGGAACTAGGGCTGTCTTGCATGTTGAACACAGAAATTGGGGCTGTCCTGGCAGTGATGAGGCGGCCTCATGATCTAAACTCCCCTTTCCTGCATGCCCAGGATGACCACTATGACACTTCAATCCTGCAATCATTGAAATCCCTGAGAGCCCTCATATTCAATCCTCAACAGGAATGGCGAACCATGGATCCATCCATGTATCTCTCCCCGTTCCTGGATGTGATACAGGGTGACGACATCCCTGCTTCTGCAACCGCGCTGGCCCTTTCGTCCATTCTTAAGATCCTCAAGCTGGAGATATTCGATGACAAGACTCCCGGGGCCAGAGAAGCCATCAATTCAGTTGTGACTGCGGTGACATGCTGCAGGTTGGAGAGGACTGTCCCGATTGCTGAAGATGTGGTGATGATGAGGATTTTGCAGTTGCTGACAATCATTATGAGGCACCCTGCATCCATCCTGCTCACAGATCATGCTGTTTGCACCATTGTCAACACATGTTTTCAGGTGGTTCAACAGTCGGCCAACCGGATGGATTTGCTCCAGCGAGGTGCAAGATACGCGATGCAAGATCTGGTGCAGACCATATTCTCCCAGTTGCCTGACATTGAGGTGAATGATTGGGATAATTCTGAGTCTGACACTGAGGACAGCAATTTGGACTCTGGTTATGGCATCCATTCTGCAGTTGATATCTTTCATTTCTTGTGCTCTTTGCTTAATGTGGCTGAAAATGTGGATTCTGAGGGAGTGGCTGCTCAAACTGCTGACGAAGATGTTCAGCTTTTTGGAATGGTTTTGATCAATTGTACGCTGGAACAGAGCGGCGATAGCATAGGAAGCCATCCCAAGCTTTTGAGGATGGTGCAGGATGACCTATGCCACCATTTGATTCACTATGGAACAAGATCAAGCCCACTGGTTCTTTCTATGATATGCAGTACTTTCTTGAATATCTATCACTTTCTTCGCAG GTCCATTCGCCTTCAAATGGAAGCTTTCTTCACCTTTGTATTGTTTACTGTTGTGGGTTCGGCAAACTTTGCCCAATTACACGAAGTTGCAATTGAAGGAATTGTGAACTTCTGCAGGCAACCAACATTTGCAATTGAAGCCTATGTAAATTATGATTGCGATCCCGTTTATTGTAACATGTTTGAAGAAATAGGCAAGGTGCTATGCAAGCATGCATTTCCAACTGTTGGTGCTTTAACAAGTTTGCAGGCCCAAGCCTTTGAGGGTCTCATAGTCATAATTCACAATATTGCCGACAACATAGACGAGGAAGGCGATTCAAGCCCTTCGGGGCCATACCCAGTTGAAGTTTCCAAGTACACTCCTTACTGGGTAGAGAAATCCAAAGATGAGAATGATTTGGAAGGTTGGGTGGATTTTGTGAGGGTAAGAAAGGCTCAAAAACGGAAAATATTGATTGCTGGGAACCATTTCAATCGAGATGAGAAGAGAGGTTTGGAATATCTTAAGTTTTCTAATTTGGTCTCTGATCCTCCGGATCCAAAAGCTTTTGCTATCTTCTTTCGCTACACTCCCAGACTAGACAAAACCAAGATTGGAGATTATCTTGGGGACCCTGGCGAGTTCAACCTTCGAGTTCTTAAAGAATTCGCTGACACTTTCAAATTTTCTGGAATGATTCTTGACACAGCTCTTCGTACTTACCTAGAGGCTTTCCGATTACCAGGAGAGTCTCAAAAGATTCAGAGGATTCTTGAACCATTTTCCGAGAAGTTCTATGATCAACAAACATCAGAAGTATTTGCAGACAAGGATGCAGTGCTCGTCCTTTGCTACTCCCTCATCATGCTCAACACCGATCAACACAATCCACAAGTTAAGAAGAAAATGACAGAAGAGGAGTTCATAAAGAACAACAGAGCAATTAATGCGGGGAAAGATTTGCCTAGAGAATACCTATCCGAGCTCTTTCATTCCATTTCGACAAATGCAATCACAGTCTTCAGTCAATCCGGTTTGCCAGTAGAGATGAACCCGACCAGGTGGGTTGAGATGATGAATCGGGCCAAACTTATGCAGCCATTCGTGTTGTGTGATTTTGATCGTAGACTTGGGAGAGATATGTTTGCTTCCATCGCCGGTCCTTCAGTTGCAGTACTCACAGCAATCTTTGAACAAGCTGATGAAGAAGAAATCTTGCATGAATGTATTGAAGGGCTGTTGTCGGTAGCTAGAATTTCTCAGTATAGATTAGAAGACACTCTGGATGAGCTGCTTGCCTCATTTTGCAAATTCACGACACTTTTGAACCCTTATGCATCGGCAGAAGAGACCCTTTATGCTTTTGGCCACGATATGAAGCCCAGATTGGCGACCCTGGCCGTTTTTACTATTGCAAACAATTTTGGAGAATCAATCCGAGGGGGATGGAGAAACATCATTGACTGTTTGTTGAAACTCAAGAGGCTTAAGCTACTTCCACAATCCATCGTTGAGCCCGACAACTTTTCCACCTCATCTTTTGACCATGAGACAAACCCAAGATCTGAGTCGGGTGTGCTCTTTCGTGGTCAAAGCCTGAAACGTGGGCATGCTCGCAAGGGCTCTAGCATGATTGGTCGATTCTCGCAGTTTCTGTCAATGGAGAACGTAGAGGAAAACTTAAATCTTGGGGTGAGTGAATTTGAGCAGAATTTGAAGGTGATCCAGCAATGCCAAGTTGGGAACATCTTCAGCAGTAGCTCAAAATTGCCGGAAGAAGCTCTGCTGAATCTGGGGCGGTCCCTGATATTTGCTGCTGCTGGGAAAGGCCAGAAGTTTAGCACAccaattgaggaagaagaaacaatAGGATTCTGTTGGGATCTGGTCCAAATTATTGTATTTGCCAACATTCATCGGTTCACCACATTTTGGCCGCAGTACCATGATTACTTGTTGGCGGTCACTCAATTCCCCCTGTTTTCCCCCATCCCCTTTGCAGAGAAGGCCGTTATAGCCCTTATAAAGATTGGCCTCAAGCTCCTCGCTTCGTATCAAACGGAAAAACTACCCGAGGAACTCATTTTCAAATCTATAAATTTCATGATGAAGTTGGACAAGGAAATCATCGAGACCTGTAGCGATTTCCTTGCACAATCAGTGAGCATAATGATCACGGAGTACCCGGCAAACTTGCAAACTGCACTTGGATGGAAGTCAGTCCTGCATTTGTTGTCCATCCTTGGTCGGCTCCCACAAGCCTATGATCGGGGAGTTGAGACACTCATAACGTTGATGTCTAATGGGAGTCACGTTTCGCGTGTCAACTACAATTATTGTATTGAATGTGCATTTGGGTATATTGCACTGAAGAACACTCCATTAGAGAAGAACCTAAAGATAATGGACTTGATGTCGGATTCTGTCAACTTGCTGGTCCAATGGTACAAAAGCGATCAGTACTCTGATCCCGGGAGCACCGTTAGTATGTCGAGTGCCACCAGTGGCTCTTGTATGGAAGATAACTCGAAAGCCATCATCACTTTTTTCGTGAAGCTTGGGGAAGCTCTGCGAAAGACTAGCTTGGCACGGCGAGAAGAGATCAGAAACCACGCAATCCTGTCTCTGCAAAAGAGTTTCAAACTAGCCGAGGAGCTATCCTTCACACCCGCAAATTGCATCTACTTCTTCAACCTTGTGGTGTTTGCCATGGTGGACGACCTACACGAGAAAATGCTCGAGTACTCGAGGCGGGAGAACGCGGAGAGGGAGATGAGGAGCATGGAGGGGACTCTGAGGATTGCAATGGAGCTGTTGACTGAAGCGTACTTGCAGTTCTTGAAAACAATCTATGAGAGTTCAAACTTTAGGACATTCTGGCTGGGAATCCTGAGAAGAATGGACACTTGCATGAAGGCCGATTTGGGGGAGTATTATGGGCAGTCCAAAGTGCAAGAAATTGTTCCCGAGCTGTTGAAGAAGATGATCATGACCATGAAAGAAAAGCACATCTTGGTCAGGAAGGAAGGTGATGATCTATGGGAAACTACCTATATCCAGATACAGTGGATTGCTCCCTCCCTCAAGGACGATCTATTTCCAGAAGATGAGTTTTGA